A single Vulpes lagopus strain Blue_001 chromosome 3, ASM1834538v1, whole genome shotgun sequence DNA region contains:
- the LRRC8D gene encoding volume-regulated anion channel subunit LRRC8D: MFTLAEVASLNDIQPTYRILKPWWDVFMDYLAVVMLMVAIFAGTMQLTKDQVVCLPVLPSPVNSKAHTPPGNADVTTSIPRMEAATDQDRDGRTTSDISFGASAVTPDIPLRATYPHTDSTVPNQETKKEKKDPTGRKTNLDFQQYVFINQMCYHLALPWYSKYFPYLALIHTIILMVSSNFWFKYPKTCSKVEHFVSILGKCFESPWTTKALSETACEDSEENKQRITGAQTLPKHVSTSSDEGSPSASTPMINKTGFKFSAEKPVIEVPSMTILDKKDGEQAKALFEKVRKFRAHVEDSDLIYKLYVVQTFIKTAKFIFILCYTANFVNAISFEHVCKPKVEHLTGYEVFECTHNMAYMLKKLLISYISIICVYGFICLYTLFWLFRIPLKEYSFEKVREESSFSDIPDVKNDFAFLLHMVDQYDQLYSKRFGVFLSEVSENKLREISLNHEWTFEKLRQHVSRNAQDKQELHLFMLSGVPDAVFDLTDLDVLKLELIPEAKIPAKISQMTNLQELHLCHCPAKVEQTAFSFLRDHLRCLYVKFTDVAEIPAWVYLLKNLRELYLIGNLNSENNKMIGLESLRELRHLKILHVKSNLTKVPSNITDVAPHLTKLVIHNDGTKLLVLNSLKKMMNVAELELQNCELERIPHAIFSLSNLQELDLKSNNIRTIEEIISFQHLKRLTCLKLWHNKIATIPPSITHVKNLESLYFSNNKLESLPVAVFSLQKLRCLDVSYNNISVIPIEIGLLQNLQHLHITGNKVDLLPKQLFKCVKLRTLNLGQNCITFLSEKIGQLSQLTQLELKGNCLDRLPAQLGQCRLLKKSGLVVEDHLFDTLPLEVKEALNQDLNIPFANGI; this comes from the coding sequence ATGTTTACCCTTGCGGAAGTTGCTTCACTTAATGACATTCAACCAACTTACCGAATCCTGAAACCATGGTGGGACGTGTTTATGGATTACCTGGCTGTCGTTATGTTGATGGTAGCCATCTTTGCAGGAACCATGCAGCTTACCAAAGATCAGGTGGTCTGCTTGCCAGTATTGCCATCTCCTGTAAATTCAAAGGCACACACACCACCGGGAAATGCCGACGTTACCACCAGTATCCCCAGGATGGAAGCAGCCACAGACCAAGACCGAGATGGGCGGACGACAAGTGACATTTCCTTCGGCGCATCTGCTGTGACACCTGACATACCTCTCAGAGCCACATATCCTCACACAGATTCGACAGTTCCAAATcaggagacaaagaaagagaagaaagatccAACAGGCCGAAAGACAAACTTGGATTTTCagcaatatgtatttattaatcaGATGTGTTACCATCTGGCCCTTCCGTGGTATTCTAAGTACTTTCCATACCTTGCTCTTATACATACTATTATTCTCATGGTCAGTAGCAACTTTTGGTTCAAATATCCCAAAACATGCTCAAAAGTAGAACATTTTGTTTCAATATTAGGAAAGTGCTTTGAATCTCCTTGGACTACTAAAGCGTTGTCCGAGACAGCATGTGAAGACTCGGAGGAAAACAAGCAGAGAATAACAGGTGCCCAGACTCTACCAAAGCATGTGTCTACCAGCAGCGATGAAGGGAGCCCCAGTGCCAGTACCCCAATGATCAACAAAACGGGCTTCAAATTTTCAGCCGAGAAGCCTGTGATCGAAGTCCCCAGCATGACCATCCTAGATAAAAAAGATGGGGAACAGGCCAAGGCCCTGTTTGAGAAAGTAAGGAAGTTCCGTGCTCACGTGGAAGACAGTGACTTGATCTACAAACTCTACGTGGTCCAAACATTTATCAAAACagccaaattcatttttatcctcTGCTATACTGCAAACTTTGTCAACGCAATCAGCTTTGAACACGTCTGCAAGCCCAAAGTGGAGCACCTGACCGGTTATGAGGTGTTTGAGTGCACCCACAACATGGCTTACATGCTGAAAAAGCTGCTTATCAGTTACATATCCATTATTTGTGTTTATGGTTTTATCTGCCTCTACACTCTCTTCTGGTTATTCAGGATACCTTTGAAGGAATATTCTTTCGAAAAAGTCAGAGAAGAGAGCAGTTTCAGTGACATTCCAGATGTCAAAAACGATTTTGCGTTCCTCCTACACATGGTGGACCAATACGATCAGCTGTATTCGAAGCGCTTCGGTGTGTTCTTGTCAGAAGTTAGTGAAAATAAACTTAGGGAAATTAGTCTGAACCATGAGTGGACATTTGAAAAACTTCGGCAGCACGTGTCCCGCAACGCCCAGGACAAGCAGGAGCTCCATCTGTTCATGCTGTCGGGTGTGCCCGACGCCGTCTTCGACCTCACAGACCTGGATGTCCTAAAACTTGAACTGATTCCAGAAGCTAAAATTCCCGCCAAGATCTCTCAGATGACCAACCTCCAAGAGCTCCACCTCTGCCACTGCCCTGCAAAAGTTGAACAGACTGCTTTTAGCTTCCTCCGAGATCACTTGAGATGCCTTTATGTGAAGTTCACCGACGTGGCTGAAATCCCTGCCTGGGTGTATTTGCTCAAAAACCTTCGAGAGTTGTACTTGATAGGCAACTTGAACTCTGAAAACAATAAGATGATTGGACTCGAGTCTCTCCGAGAGTTGCGGCACCTTAAGATTCTCCACGTGAAGAGTAACTTGACCAAAGTTCCCTCCAACATTACAGATGTGGCCCCACATCTTACAAAGTTAGTCATTCATAATGACGGCACTAAACTCTTGGTACTGAACAGCCTTAAGAAAATGATGAATGTCGCCGAGCTCGAACTTCAGAACTGTGAGCTGGAGAGAATCCCCCATGCCATTTTCAGCCTCTCAAATCTGCAGGAACTGGATTTAAAATCGAATAACATACGCACCATCGAGGAGATCATCAGTTTCCAGCATTTAAAACGACTGACGTGTTTAAAATTATGGCATAATAAAATCGCCACCATTCCTCCCTCCATTACCCACGTCAAAAACTTGGAGTCGCTTTATTTCTCTAACAATAAGCTCGAATCCTTACCGGTGGCAGTGTTCAGTTTACAGAAACTCAGATGCTTAGATGTCAGCTACAACAACATTTCAGTGATTCCGATAGAAATAGGGCTGCTTCAGAACCTGCAGCATTTGCATATCACTGGGAACAAAGTGGACCTTCTGCCAAAACAGTTGTTCAAATGCGTGAAGTTGAGGACTTTAAATCTGGGGCAAAACTGCATCACCTTCCTGTCCGAGAAGATCGGTCAGCTGTCCCAGCTCACTCAGCTGGAGCTGAAGGGGAACTGCTTGGACCGCCTGCCAGCCCAGCTGGGCCAGTGTCGCCTGCTCAAGAAAAGCGGGCTTGTTGTGGAAGATCACCTTTTTGACACCCTGCCACTAGAAGTCAAAGAAGCTTTGAATCAAGACCTCAATATCCCCTTCGCCAATGGGATTTAA